The Nicotiana tabacum cultivar K326 chromosome 5, ASM71507v2, whole genome shotgun sequence sequence AAAAATATTCGAGATCTTATCTATCTTTTCATTGCTTCTTGAACTTGAGGTGGCGTGATAGTGAAAACAGCAACAGCATGGCTTTGCCTCTCAATATTTTCTGCCCATCCTGAACATATCAATTTACAAAATATTAGGATAACACTCATTTTTGGTTACGTTTAcgctaatattttaatttttcccTGTTACTATAATTGTGAATATGAGAAAATTACCAAGACTAGGGTCAAATCCTTGACGATGAAGCTCACGATACTCTTGACACAATGCACAATAACAGCAAAGTGTATGAGTAATGCAATCAAGAACGCCGTTCCCTTCCAACTTGAACTTTTTTCTCAATTTAACCCTGTTGTAAAATGTGTAAAGGGGTGCAGCCAAACAACAACATAGCAACAAGTTTACTATCACTCCTTCCATGCATGCTGtcccaaaaaggaaaaaaaaaattagagaaTAAACATAAACGAAAACAAATTTTCAAAAGCTCGACAAATATATCATAGGATTAATTGTTTGTCTTACACGTTCGTCCTTCACTGACAATTTCTGTAACATGCCCGGATGTTATACATGGACAAAAACATGTTGTAAGACCTATACACAAAGGAAAAATATCATTAGGCATATTCATAAAATTATAAGAAAATGATTTATACAtcaagaagaaaaacaataattATGCTTCAATTTATAAAATTATAGGAAACTAAGCCTATCTAAGCTTGCTTATATTGTCGATTCCAACACCGGATAAACAAagaaggttacaataggttgGCCGTACACATAAAATTGGTCAATTTATAATGAATCCCGACCAGAATACAGAACGCAAAATGATGTATGAAGGAAAAAACAACGGCGGGACATACAATTTTTGGGGTCTCTACAACATGCAAAAATGTTGGTTGACCAAGTTGTCTCTTGCAT is a genomic window containing:
- the LOC107815296 gene encoding protein PLANT CADMIUM RESISTANCE 7-like; its protein translation is MYPHINSNGYDQFASKSLEKSSQPYFYPHLLPYGYGMPPTQQLHPPYRSSGSNVYVQRAPIGITKPMQETTWSTNIFACCRDPKNCLTTCFCPCITSGHVTEIVSEGRTSCMEGVIVNLLLCCCLAAPLYTFYNRVKLRKKFKLEGNGVLDCITHTLCCYCALCQEYRELHRQGFDPSLGWAENIERQSHAVAVFTITPPQVQEAMKR